The Chryseobacterium indicum genome includes a window with the following:
- a CDS encoding exodeoxyribonuclease III, whose product MKLITYNVNGIRAAFTKDFLGWLKTADPDIICIQESKAGNDQIDIESLEKLGYHSYWHSAVRKGYSGVGIASKIKPNHVEYGCGIESYDNEGRIIRADFDGFSAISVYVPSASNIERLDFKMQFCHDFLEYVKNLKKEIPNLIISGDFNICHEAIDIHNPKGLQNVSGFLPMEREWMTNFINECQLIDSFRFFNNEPDHYTWWSYRQNSRERNKGWRLDYNFTSYSLKDKLSRAVILKEAVHSDHCPALVELSL is encoded by the coding sequence GAAAACGGCTGATCCGGATATTATCTGCATTCAGGAGAGTAAAGCCGGAAACGACCAGATCGATATTGAAAGTCTCGAAAAACTGGGATATCACAGTTACTGGCATTCCGCAGTAAGAAAAGGCTACAGTGGCGTCGGAATTGCGTCTAAAATAAAGCCCAATCATGTAGAATACGGCTGCGGTATTGAAAGCTATGATAATGAGGGAAGAATCATCCGTGCAGATTTTGATGGATTCTCTGCCATTTCTGTATATGTTCCTTCTGCTTCAAACATCGAACGGCTGGATTTTAAAATGCAGTTTTGCCATGATTTTTTAGAGTACGTTAAAAATTTAAAGAAAGAAATTCCGAATCTTATTATTTCAGGAGATTTTAATATCTGTCATGAAGCAATAGATATTCATAATCCGAAAGGTTTACAAAATGTTTCCGGCTTTTTACCGATGGAAAGAGAATGGATGACGAATTTCATCAATGAATGTCAACTGATCGACAGTTTCAGGTTTTTTAATAATGAACCCGACCATTATACATGGTGGAGTTACAGACAAAATTCCCGGGAAAGAAATAAGGGATGGAGACTGGATTATAACTTTACTTCCTACAGTTTAAAAGATAAGCTCTCCAGAGCCGTTATTCTGAAAGAAGCGGTACATTCTGACCATTGTCCTGCGCTGGTAGAATTAAGCCTTTAA
- a CDS encoding septal ring lytic transglycosylase RlpA family protein, whose product MMKRFILVIIMMISTLGIYSFKMNAIDAKKTSYASYYHDKFNGRKTASGEIFDNAKFTAANRTLPFGTNIKVTNLNNGKEVIVKVNDRGPYHSSRALDMSKAAFDEIGDTGRGTIPVEYEIVD is encoded by the coding sequence ATGATGAAAAGATTCATTCTCGTAATCATAATGATGATTTCAACCCTTGGTATTTATTCTTTCAAAATGAATGCCATAGATGCGAAAAAAACAAGTTATGCATCGTACTACCACGATAAATTTAACGGTAGAAAAACAGCAAGCGGAGAGATCTTTGATAATGCAAAGTTCACCGCAGCCAACAGAACGCTTCCATTTGGAACAAACATTAAGGTAACCAACCTTAATAATGGTAAAGAGGTAATAGTGAAAGTAAATGATAGAGGACCTTACCATTCATCAAGAGCTTTAGATATGTCTAAAGCAGCGTTCGATGAAATCGGAGATACCGGCAGAGGTACAATTCCGGTGGAATATGAAATTGTCGACTAA